In one Gracilinanus agilis isolate LMUSP501 chromosome 6, AgileGrace, whole genome shotgun sequence genomic region, the following are encoded:
- the MADD gene encoding MAP kinase-activating death domain protein isoform X8, producing MVQKKKICPRLLDYLVIIGARQPSSDSVAQTPELLRRYPLEDYPEFPLPPDVVFFCQPEGCLSVRQRRMSLRDDTSFVFTLTDKDTGVTRYGICVNFYRSFQKRMPKEKADGGSGHRAKEAVKTAPGPEEASTEKAESSSSLQPPSADSTPDGNQSPRGKRRAKGGSRSRNSTLTSLCVLSHYPFFTTFRECLYTLKRLVDCCSERLLGKKLSIPRGVQRDTMWRIFTGSLLVEEKSSALLHDLREIEAWIYRLLRSPVPISGQKRVDIEVLPQELQPALTFALPDPSRFSLVDFPLHLPLELLGVDACLQVLSCILLEHKVVLQSRDYNALSMSVMAFVAMIYPLEYMFPVIPLLPTCMASAEQLLLAPTPYIIGVPASFFLYKLDFKMPDDVWLVDLDSNRVIAPTNAEVLPILPEPESLELKKHLKQALASMSLNTQPILNLEKFHEGQEIPLLLGRPSSDLQSTPSTEFNPLIYGNDVDSVDVATRVAMVRFFNSPNVLQGFQMHTRTLRLFPRPVVAFQAGSFLASRPRQTPFAEKLSRTQAVEYFGEWILNPTNYAFQRIHNNMFDPASIGDKPKWYAHQLQPIYYRVYDSNSQLAEALSVPPEHDSDSDPTDDSGSDSVDYDDSSSSYSSLGDFVSEMMKCDINGDTPNVDPLTHAALGDASEVAFDELQGSQGDLDEPGPDSENSQDNPQPRSSSSTTASSSPSTIIHGANPESADSTEMDDKTATGFSNPLRALPPNFGKLSLDKREAESGGPPEGLGRRRDYDNPYFEPQYGFPTEEDEDDDEQEESYTPRFNQNLNGNRASKLLRPNSLKLASDSDAESDSRASSPNSTISNNSSEGFGGIMSFASSLYRNHSTSFSLSSLALPTKGARDKATPFPSLKGGRRALVDQKSSVIKHSPTVKRESPSPQGRASNSSENQQFLKEVVHSVLDGQGVGWLSVKKVRRLLESEQLRGFVLSKLNRLAPPEDGAPPDTIPDVEISRKVYKGMLDLLKCMVLSLEQSYANAGLGGMASTFGLLEIAQTHYYSKEPDKRKRSPTDSVSTPVGKDPGLTGRGDPKAMAQLRVPQLGPRAPSATGRGPKELDTRSLKEENFVASIELWNKHQEVKKQKALDKQRPEGIKPVFDLGETDEKKSQISADSGVSLMSGSQRSDLESTSIGPAVMIRSTSQDSEVSTVVSNSSGETLGADSDLSSNAGDGPGGEGSAHLAGLRGTVSDSEIETNSASGAIFGKAHSLKPGTKEKVVGSPVRPFEDVSQRVYLYEGLLGRDKGSMWDQLEDAAMETFSMSKERSTLWDQMQFWEDAFLDAVMLEREGMGMDQGPQEMIDRYLSLGEHDRKRLEDDEDRLLATLLNNLISYMLLMKVNKNDIRKKVRRLMGKSHIGLVYSQQINEVLDQLASLNGRDLALQPSGSRHIKKQTFVVHAGTDTSGDIFFMEVCDDCVVLRSSIGTVSERWWYEKLINMTYCPKTKVLCLWRRNGPETQLNKFYTKKCRELYYCVKDSMERAAARQHSAKPGPELGGEFPVQDMRTGEGGLLQVTLEGINLKFMHSQERKVFIELNHIKKCNTVRGVFVLEEFVPETKEVVSHKYKTPMAHEICYSVLCLFSYVAAARSKEAESRSKPPRPVSS from the exons GCAACCAAGCAGTGACAGTGTGGCCCAGACTCCCGAGTTGCTCCGGCGCTACCCCTTGGAGGATTATCCCGAATTCCCCCTCCCTCCAGATGTGGTGTTCTTCTGCCAACCCGAGGGATGTCTGAGTGTGCGGCAGAGACGCATGAGCTTGCGAGATGATACCTCCTTCGTGTTCACCCTCACTGACAAGGACACTGGGGTGACCCGCTATGGCATCTGTGTCAACTTCTACCGCTCCTTCCAGAAGCGGATGCCCAAGGAAAAGGCCGACGGTGGCTCGGGGCACCGTGCAAAGGAAGCTGTCAAGACCGCTCCTGGCCCAGAGGAGGCGAGCACAGAGAAGGCAGAGAGCAGCTCTTCCTTGCAGCCCCCCAGTGCTGATTCGACCCCTGATGGGAACCAGTCTCCCCGAGGCAAGCGCCGAGCTAAGGGGGGGAGCCGCTCTCGCAACAGCACCCTGACATCCCTGTGTGTGCTCAGCCACTACCCTTTCTTCACCACCTTCCGGGAGTGTCTGTACACCCTCAAGCGTCTGGTGGATTGCTGCAGCGAGCGGCTCCTTGGCAAGAAACTGTCCATCCCCCGAGGGGTGCAGAG GGACACCATGTGGCGCATTTTCACTGGTTCACTCCTGGTAGAAGAGAAGTCCAGTGCCCTTCTGCATGACCTTCGGGAGATTGAAGCCTGGATCTATAGGTTGTTGCGTTCTCCAGTGCCCATATCTGGCCAGAAGCGGGTGGATATTGAGGTTCTACCGCAAGAGCTTCAGCCTGCACTGACCTTTGCTCTCCCTGACCCATCTCGATTCTCTCTGGTAGACTTCCCATTGCATCTGCCCTTGGAACTTCTGGGCGTAGATGCCTGTCTGCAGGTGTTGTCTTGCATCTTGCTGGAGCACAAG GTGGTGCTCCAGTCCCGAGACTACAACGCACTCTCCATGTCAGTGATGGCCTTCGTGGCAATGATCTACCCCCTGGAGTACATGTTTCCTGTTATCCCATTGCTGCCTACTTGTATGGCATCTGCAGAGCAG CTGCTCTTGGCCCCTACCCCTTACATCATTGGGGTCCCTGCCAGCTTCTTCCTTTATAAACTGGACTTCAAGATGCCAGATGATGTTTGGCTGGTGGATTTGGACAGCAATAGG GTGATTGCACCAACCAATGCAGAAGTGTTGCCCATCCTGCCAGAACCCGAATCTTTAGAACTGAAAAAGCATTTGAAGCAG GCACTGGCCAGCATGAGTCTGAACACCCAGCCGATCCTCAACCTGGAGAAGTTCCATGAGGGCCAGGAGATCCCCCTGCTCTTGGGAAGGCCATCCAGCGATTTGCAGTCCACCCCTTCCACTGAGTTCAATCCCCTCATCTACGGCAATGATGTGGATTCAGTGGACGTGGCGACCAG GGTGGCCATGGTGAGATTCTTCAACTCCCCCAATGTGCTTCAGGGATTCCAGATGCACACTCGCACTCTCCGGCTCTTCCCCCGACCTGTGGTGGCCTTCCAAGCTGGTTCTTTTCTAGCCTCACGTCCCCGACAGACCCCCTTTGCAGAGAAATTGTCCAGGACCCAGGCTGTGGAGTACTTTGGCGAATGGATCCTCAACCCCACCAACTATGCTTTCCAGCGAATCCACAACA ATATGTTTGATCCAGCCTCAATTGGTGATAAGCCAAAGTGGTATGCCCACCAGCTGCAGCCCATCTATTACCGCGTCTATGACAGCAACTCCCAGCTGGCCGAGGCACTGAGTGTGCCACCCGAGCATGACTCTGACTCTGACCCAACGGACGACAG TGGCAGTGACAGTGTGGATTATGATGACTCGAGCTCCTCCTATTCATCCCTTGGGGACTTTGTTAGTGAAATGATGAAATGTGATATCAATGGTGATACACCCA ATGTGGATCCGCTAACACATGCGGCACTGGGTGATGCCAGTGAGGTGGCATTTGATGAGCTGCAAGGAAGCCAGGGTGATCTGGATGAGCCTGGTCCAGATAGTGAGAATTCCCAGGACAACCCCCAGCCTCGCTCCAGCTCCAGCACCACGGCCAGCAGCAGCCCCAGTACCATCATTCATGGAGCCAATCCT GAGTCTGCTGATTCTACAGAGATGGATGACAAGACAGCGACAGGATTCTCCAACCCACTTCGTGCTTTGCCCCCAAATTTTGGCAAATTAAGCTTGGATAAGCGTGAGGCAGAGAGCGGGGGCCCCCCAGAGGGATTGGGGCGTAGGCGTGACTATGACAATCCATACTTTGAACCTCAGTATGGGTTTCCCACTGAGGAAGATGAAGACgatgatgagcaggaggagagTTATACCCCACGATTTAACCAAAACCTCAATGGCAATAG GGCTTCAAAACTGCTGCGGCCTAATAGCCTGAAGCTGGCGAGCGATTCGGATGCAGAGTCAGACTCTCGGGCAAGTTCTCCCAACTCCACCATCTCCAACAACAGCAGCGAGGGCTTTGGGGGCATCATGTCTTTTGCAA GTAGCCTGTACCGGAACCATAGCACCAGCTTCAGCCTCTCCAGCCTGGCACTGCCCACCAAAGGGGCCCGAGATAAGGCCACACCCTTCCCTAGTCTCAAAG GGGGCCGGCGAGCCCTGGTCGATCAGAAGTCATCGGTCATCAAGCATAGCCCCACGGTAAAAAGAGAGTCTCCATCGCCGCAGGGACGGGCCAGCAATTCCAG CGAGAACCAGCAGTTCCTGAAGGAGGTGGTTCACAGCGTGCTGGACGGCCAGGGCGTGGGCTGGCTCAGCGTGAAGAAGGTGAGGAGGCTGCTGGAGAGTGAGCAGCTCCGAGGCTTTGTCCTGAGCAAGCTGAACCGCCTGGCGCCTCCCGAGGACGGCGCCCCGCCGGACACTATCCCCGATGTG GAGATAAGCCGCAAAGTCTACAAGGGGATGCTGGACCTGCTCAAGTGCATGGTGCTGAGCCTGGAGCAGTCCTACGCCAACGCCGGCCTTGGCGGCATGGCCAGCACCTTTGGGCTCCTGGAGATCGCCCAGACCCACTACTACAGCAAAG AGCCAGATAAACGGAAGAGAAGTCCCACAGACAGTGTGAGCACGCCAGTTGGCAAGGATCCAGGCCTGACTGGGCGGGGAGACCCGAAAGCTATGGCCCAGCTGAGGGTTCCCCAGTTGGGGCCTCGGGCACCAAGTGCCACAGGAAGGGGCCCCAAGGAGCTGGACACCAGAAGCCTAAAGGAAGAGAACTTTGTGGCCTCTATTG AGTTGTGGAACAAGCACCAGGaagtgaaaaaacaaaaagctttGGACAAACAGA GGCCTGAAGGAATTAAACCTGTCTTTGACCTGGGTGAGACAGATGAGAAAAAGTCACAGATCAGTGCAGACAGTGGTGTGAGCCTGATGTCTGGTTCTCAG AGAAGTGACCTGGAATCCACTAGTATAGGCCCAGCAGTTATGATCCGAAGCACAAGCCAGGATTCTGAAGTTAGCACTGTG GTGAGTAACAGTTCTGGAGAGACACTGGGAGCGGACAGTGACCTGAGCAGCAATGCAGGTGATGGACCAGGTGGAGAGGGCAGTGCCCACTTGGCAGGACTTCGTGGCACTGTGTCTGACAGCGAAATTGAGACCAATTCTGCCTCAGGCGCCATCTTT GGCAAAGCCCACAGTCTGAAGCCGGGTACAAAGGAGAAAGTAGTGGGCAGCCCCGTTCGTCCTTTTGAAGACGTGAGCCAGCGTGTCTACCTCTATGAGGGTCTCCTAG GAAGGGACAAAGGATCCATGTGGGACCAGTTAGAGGATGCAGCTATGGAGACCTTCTCTATGA GTAAAGAACGTTCTACCCTGTGGGACCAGATGCAGTTCTGGGAAGATGCCTTCCTTGATGCTGTGATGTTGGAGAGAGAAGGGATGGGCATGGACCAGGGACCTCAGGAAATGATCGACAG GTACCTGTCCCTGGGAGAACATGACCGGAAGCGCCTGGAGGATGACGAAGATCGATTGCTGGCCACGCTTTTGAACAACCTCATCTCTTACATGCTTCTGATGAAG GTAAACAAGAATGACATTCGGAAGAAGGTGAGACGCCTGATGGGGAAGTCTCATATTGGGCTTGTGTACAGCCAGCAGATAAACGAAGTGTTAGACCAGTTGGCCAGCCTG AATGGACGGGACCTGGCTCTCCAGCCAAGTGGCAGCCGTCACATCAAGAAACAGACGTTCGTGGTGCACGCGGGGACGGACACCAGTGGGGATATCTTCTTCATGGAG GTGTGCGACGACTGCGTGGTCCTCCGCAGCAGCATCGGGACGGTGTCCGAGCGCTGGTGGTACGAGAAGCTCATCAACATGACCTACTGCCCCAAGACCAAGGTGCTGTGTCTGTGGAGACGCAACGGGCCCGAGACTCAGCTCAACAAGTTCTATACCAAGAAG TGTCGGGAGCTGTACTACTGTGTGAAGGACAGCATGGAGCGTGCCGCGGCTCGACAGCACAGCGCCAAGCCGG GTCCGGAGCTGGGCGGTGAGTTCCCAGTGCAGGACATGAGGACGGGCGAGGGTGGCTTGCTTCAGGTTACGCTGGAGGGGATCAACCTTAAGTTCATGCATAGCCAG GAGCGGAAG GTTTTCATAGAGCTGAATCACATTAAAAAGTGCAATACAGTTCGAGGCGTCTTTGTCCTGGAGGAATTTG TTCCTGAAACTAAAGAAGTGGTGAGCCACAAGTACAAGACGCCCATG GCCCATGAGATCTGCTACTCCGTGTTGTGTCTCTTCTCCTACGTGGCTGCCGCTCGCAGCAAGGAGGCCGAGAGCAGAAGCAAACCTCCCCGGCCGGTCTCGAGCTGA
- the MADD gene encoding MAP kinase-activating death domain protein isoform X27 has protein sequence MVQKKKICPRLLDYLVIIGARQPSSDSVAQTPELLRRYPLEDYPEFPLPPDVVFFCQPEGCLSVRQRRMSLRDDTSFVFTLTDKDTGVTRYGICVNFYRSFQKRMPKEKADGGSGHRAKEAVKTAPGPEEASTEKAESSSSLQPPSADSTPDGNQSPRGKRRAKGGSRSRNSTLTSLCVLSHYPFFTTFRECLYTLKRLVDCCSERLLGKKLSIPRGVQRDTMWRIFTGSLLVEEKSSALLHDLREIEAWIYRLLRSPVPISGQKRVDIEVLPQELQPALTFALPDPSRFSLVDFPLHLPLELLGVDACLQVLSCILLEHKVVLQSRDYNALSMSVMAFVAMIYPLEYMFPVIPLLPTCMASAEQLLLAPTPYIIGVPASFFLYKLDFKMPDDVWLVDLDSNRVIAPTNAEVLPILPEPESLELKKHLKQALASMSLNTQPILNLEKFHEGQEIPLLLGRPSSDLQSTPSTEFNPLIYGNDVDSVDVATRVAMVRFFNSPNVLQGFQMHTRTLRLFPRPVVAFQAGSFLASRPRQTPFAEKLSRTQAVEYFGEWILNPTNYAFQRIHNNMFDPASIGDKPKWYAHQLQPIYYRVYDSNSQLAEALSVPPEHDSDSDPTDDSGSDSVDYDDSSSSYSSLGDFVSEMMKCDINGDTPNVDPLTHAALGDASEVAFDELQGSQGDLDEPGPDSENSQDNPQPRSSSSTTASSSPSTIIHGANPESADSTEMDDKTATGFSNPLRALPPNFGKLSLDKREAEIGEGWASKLLRPNSLKLASDSDAESDSRASSPNSTISNNSSEGFGGIMSFASSLYRNHSTSFSLSSLALPTKGARDKATPFPSLKGGRRALVDQKSSVIKHSPTVKRESPSPQGRASNSSENQQFLKEVVHSVLDGQGVGWLSVKKVRRLLESEQLRGFVLSKLNRLAPPEDGAPPDTIPDVEISRKVYKGMLDLLKCMVLSLEQSYANAGLGGMASTFGLLEIAQTHYYSKEPDKRKRSPTDSVSTPVGKDPGLTGRGDPKAMAQLRVPQLGPRAPSATGRGPKELDTRSLKEENFVASIELWNKHQEVKKQKALDKQRPEGIKPVFDLGETDEKKSQISADSGVSLMSGSQRSDLESTSIGPAVMIRSTSQDSEVSNSSGETLGADSDLSSNAGDGPGGEGSAHLAGLRGTVSDSEIETNSASGAIFGKAHSLKPGTKEKVVGSPVRPFEDVSQRVYLYEGLLGRDKGSMWDQLEDAAMETFSMSKERSTLWDQMQFWEDAFLDAVMLEREGMGMDQGPQEMIDRYLSLGEHDRKRLEDDEDRLLATLLNNLISYMLLMKVNKNDIRKKVRRLMGKSHIGLVYSQQINEVLDQLASLNGRDLALQPSGSRHIKKQTFVVHAGTDTSGDIFFMEVCDDCVVLRSSIGTVSERWWYEKLINMTYCPKTKVLCLWRRNGPETQLNKFYTKKCRELYYCVKDSMERAAARQHSAKPGPELGGEFPVQDMRTGEGGLLQVTLEGINLKFMHSQERKVFIELNHIKKCNTVRGVFVLEEFVPETKEVVSHKYKTPMAHEICYSVLCLFSYVAAARSKEAESRSKPPRPVSS, from the exons GCAACCAAGCAGTGACAGTGTGGCCCAGACTCCCGAGTTGCTCCGGCGCTACCCCTTGGAGGATTATCCCGAATTCCCCCTCCCTCCAGATGTGGTGTTCTTCTGCCAACCCGAGGGATGTCTGAGTGTGCGGCAGAGACGCATGAGCTTGCGAGATGATACCTCCTTCGTGTTCACCCTCACTGACAAGGACACTGGGGTGACCCGCTATGGCATCTGTGTCAACTTCTACCGCTCCTTCCAGAAGCGGATGCCCAAGGAAAAGGCCGACGGTGGCTCGGGGCACCGTGCAAAGGAAGCTGTCAAGACCGCTCCTGGCCCAGAGGAGGCGAGCACAGAGAAGGCAGAGAGCAGCTCTTCCTTGCAGCCCCCCAGTGCTGATTCGACCCCTGATGGGAACCAGTCTCCCCGAGGCAAGCGCCGAGCTAAGGGGGGGAGCCGCTCTCGCAACAGCACCCTGACATCCCTGTGTGTGCTCAGCCACTACCCTTTCTTCACCACCTTCCGGGAGTGTCTGTACACCCTCAAGCGTCTGGTGGATTGCTGCAGCGAGCGGCTCCTTGGCAAGAAACTGTCCATCCCCCGAGGGGTGCAGAG GGACACCATGTGGCGCATTTTCACTGGTTCACTCCTGGTAGAAGAGAAGTCCAGTGCCCTTCTGCATGACCTTCGGGAGATTGAAGCCTGGATCTATAGGTTGTTGCGTTCTCCAGTGCCCATATCTGGCCAGAAGCGGGTGGATATTGAGGTTCTACCGCAAGAGCTTCAGCCTGCACTGACCTTTGCTCTCCCTGACCCATCTCGATTCTCTCTGGTAGACTTCCCATTGCATCTGCCCTTGGAACTTCTGGGCGTAGATGCCTGTCTGCAGGTGTTGTCTTGCATCTTGCTGGAGCACAAG GTGGTGCTCCAGTCCCGAGACTACAACGCACTCTCCATGTCAGTGATGGCCTTCGTGGCAATGATCTACCCCCTGGAGTACATGTTTCCTGTTATCCCATTGCTGCCTACTTGTATGGCATCTGCAGAGCAG CTGCTCTTGGCCCCTACCCCTTACATCATTGGGGTCCCTGCCAGCTTCTTCCTTTATAAACTGGACTTCAAGATGCCAGATGATGTTTGGCTGGTGGATTTGGACAGCAATAGG GTGATTGCACCAACCAATGCAGAAGTGTTGCCCATCCTGCCAGAACCCGAATCTTTAGAACTGAAAAAGCATTTGAAGCAG GCACTGGCCAGCATGAGTCTGAACACCCAGCCGATCCTCAACCTGGAGAAGTTCCATGAGGGCCAGGAGATCCCCCTGCTCTTGGGAAGGCCATCCAGCGATTTGCAGTCCACCCCTTCCACTGAGTTCAATCCCCTCATCTACGGCAATGATGTGGATTCAGTGGACGTGGCGACCAG GGTGGCCATGGTGAGATTCTTCAACTCCCCCAATGTGCTTCAGGGATTCCAGATGCACACTCGCACTCTCCGGCTCTTCCCCCGACCTGTGGTGGCCTTCCAAGCTGGTTCTTTTCTAGCCTCACGTCCCCGACAGACCCCCTTTGCAGAGAAATTGTCCAGGACCCAGGCTGTGGAGTACTTTGGCGAATGGATCCTCAACCCCACCAACTATGCTTTCCAGCGAATCCACAACA ATATGTTTGATCCAGCCTCAATTGGTGATAAGCCAAAGTGGTATGCCCACCAGCTGCAGCCCATCTATTACCGCGTCTATGACAGCAACTCCCAGCTGGCCGAGGCACTGAGTGTGCCACCCGAGCATGACTCTGACTCTGACCCAACGGACGACAG TGGCAGTGACAGTGTGGATTATGATGACTCGAGCTCCTCCTATTCATCCCTTGGGGACTTTGTTAGTGAAATGATGAAATGTGATATCAATGGTGATACACCCA ATGTGGATCCGCTAACACATGCGGCACTGGGTGATGCCAGTGAGGTGGCATTTGATGAGCTGCAAGGAAGCCAGGGTGATCTGGATGAGCCTGGTCCAGATAGTGAGAATTCCCAGGACAACCCCCAGCCTCGCTCCAGCTCCAGCACCACGGCCAGCAGCAGCCCCAGTACCATCATTCATGGAGCCAATCCT GAGTCTGCTGATTCTACAGAGATGGATGACAAGACAGCGACAGGATTCTCCAACCCACTTCGTGCTTTGCCCCCAAATTTTGGCAAATTAAGCTTGGATAAGCGTGAGGCAGAGA TAGGAGAGGGCTG GGCTTCAAAACTGCTGCGGCCTAATAGCCTGAAGCTGGCGAGCGATTCGGATGCAGAGTCAGACTCTCGGGCAAGTTCTCCCAACTCCACCATCTCCAACAACAGCAGCGAGGGCTTTGGGGGCATCATGTCTTTTGCAA GTAGCCTGTACCGGAACCATAGCACCAGCTTCAGCCTCTCCAGCCTGGCACTGCCCACCAAAGGGGCCCGAGATAAGGCCACACCCTTCCCTAGTCTCAAAG GGGGCCGGCGAGCCCTGGTCGATCAGAAGTCATCGGTCATCAAGCATAGCCCCACGGTAAAAAGAGAGTCTCCATCGCCGCAGGGACGGGCCAGCAATTCCAG CGAGAACCAGCAGTTCCTGAAGGAGGTGGTTCACAGCGTGCTGGACGGCCAGGGCGTGGGCTGGCTCAGCGTGAAGAAGGTGAGGAGGCTGCTGGAGAGTGAGCAGCTCCGAGGCTTTGTCCTGAGCAAGCTGAACCGCCTGGCGCCTCCCGAGGACGGCGCCCCGCCGGACACTATCCCCGATGTG GAGATAAGCCGCAAAGTCTACAAGGGGATGCTGGACCTGCTCAAGTGCATGGTGCTGAGCCTGGAGCAGTCCTACGCCAACGCCGGCCTTGGCGGCATGGCCAGCACCTTTGGGCTCCTGGAGATCGCCCAGACCCACTACTACAGCAAAG AGCCAGATAAACGGAAGAGAAGTCCCACAGACAGTGTGAGCACGCCAGTTGGCAAGGATCCAGGCCTGACTGGGCGGGGAGACCCGAAAGCTATGGCCCAGCTGAGGGTTCCCCAGTTGGGGCCTCGGGCACCAAGTGCCACAGGAAGGGGCCCCAAGGAGCTGGACACCAGAAGCCTAAAGGAAGAGAACTTTGTGGCCTCTATTG AGTTGTGGAACAAGCACCAGGaagtgaaaaaacaaaaagctttGGACAAACAGA GGCCTGAAGGAATTAAACCTGTCTTTGACCTGGGTGAGACAGATGAGAAAAAGTCACAGATCAGTGCAGACAGTGGTGTGAGCCTGATGTCTGGTTCTCAG AGAAGTGACCTGGAATCCACTAGTATAGGCCCAGCAGTTATGATCCGAAGCACAAGCCAGGATTCTGAA GTGAGTAACAGTTCTGGAGAGACACTGGGAGCGGACAGTGACCTGAGCAGCAATGCAGGTGATGGACCAGGTGGAGAGGGCAGTGCCCACTTGGCAGGACTTCGTGGCACTGTGTCTGACAGCGAAATTGAGACCAATTCTGCCTCAGGCGCCATCTTT GGCAAAGCCCACAGTCTGAAGCCGGGTACAAAGGAGAAAGTAGTGGGCAGCCCCGTTCGTCCTTTTGAAGACGTGAGCCAGCGTGTCTACCTCTATGAGGGTCTCCTAG GAAGGGACAAAGGATCCATGTGGGACCAGTTAGAGGATGCAGCTATGGAGACCTTCTCTATGA GTAAAGAACGTTCTACCCTGTGGGACCAGATGCAGTTCTGGGAAGATGCCTTCCTTGATGCTGTGATGTTGGAGAGAGAAGGGATGGGCATGGACCAGGGACCTCAGGAAATGATCGACAG GTACCTGTCCCTGGGAGAACATGACCGGAAGCGCCTGGAGGATGACGAAGATCGATTGCTGGCCACGCTTTTGAACAACCTCATCTCTTACATGCTTCTGATGAAG GTAAACAAGAATGACATTCGGAAGAAGGTGAGACGCCTGATGGGGAAGTCTCATATTGGGCTTGTGTACAGCCAGCAGATAAACGAAGTGTTAGACCAGTTGGCCAGCCTG AATGGACGGGACCTGGCTCTCCAGCCAAGTGGCAGCCGTCACATCAAGAAACAGACGTTCGTGGTGCACGCGGGGACGGACACCAGTGGGGATATCTTCTTCATGGAG GTGTGCGACGACTGCGTGGTCCTCCGCAGCAGCATCGGGACGGTGTCCGAGCGCTGGTGGTACGAGAAGCTCATCAACATGACCTACTGCCCCAAGACCAAGGTGCTGTGTCTGTGGAGACGCAACGGGCCCGAGACTCAGCTCAACAAGTTCTATACCAAGAAG TGTCGGGAGCTGTACTACTGTGTGAAGGACAGCATGGAGCGTGCCGCGGCTCGACAGCACAGCGCCAAGCCGG GTCCGGAGCTGGGCGGTGAGTTCCCAGTGCAGGACATGAGGACGGGCGAGGGTGGCTTGCTTCAGGTTACGCTGGAGGGGATCAACCTTAAGTTCATGCATAGCCAG GAGCGGAAG GTTTTCATAGAGCTGAATCACATTAAAAAGTGCAATACAGTTCGAGGCGTCTTTGTCCTGGAGGAATTTG TTCCTGAAACTAAAGAAGTGGTGAGCCACAAGTACAAGACGCCCATG GCCCATGAGATCTGCTACTCCGTGTTGTGTCTCTTCTCCTACGTGGCTGCCGCTCGCAGCAAGGAGGCCGAGAGCAGAAGCAAACCTCCCCGGCCGGTCTCGAGCTGA